One Panicum virgatum strain AP13 chromosome 9K, P.virgatum_v5, whole genome shotgun sequence genomic region harbors:
- the LOC120647616 gene encoding arsenate reductase 2.2-like — protein sequence MARRGVSYVSAAQLVSMSRDPRVAIVDVRDEERSYDGHIAGSHHYASDSFADRMPELAQATGAKETLVFHCALSKVRGPSCAQMFHDYLSEAKEDSGVKNIMVLERGFNGWEISGRPVCRCKDTPCKGVCS from the exons ATGGCTCGGAGGGGCGTCTCCTACGTGTCGGCAGCGCAGCTGGTGTCCATGTCCCGCGACCCCCGCGTCGCCATCGTCGACGTCAGGGATGAGGAGAGGAGCTACGACGGACACATCGCTGGGTCCCACCACTACGCCAGCGACAGCTTCGCCGACCGGATGCCTGAGCTCGCCCAGGCAACCGGGGCCAAGGAAACCCTCGTCTTCCACTGCGCGctcagcaag GTGCGAGGCCCATCTTGTGCACAGATGTTCCATGACTATCTATCAGAGGCCAAGGAAGATTCAGGGGTAAAGAACATCATGGTCCTAGAACGTGGATTTAATGGATGGGAAATTTCAGGGAGGCCTGTTTGCCGCTGCAAGGACACCCCATGCAAGGGTGTATGCTCTTAA